From Salarias fasciatus chromosome 12, fSalaFa1.1, whole genome shotgun sequence, the proteins below share one genomic window:
- the mxd1 gene encoding LOW QUALITY PROTEIN: max dimerization protein 1 (The sequence of the model RefSeq protein was modified relative to this genomic sequence to represent the inferred CDS: inserted 1 base in 1 codon) yields the protein MAAIGMVQMLIEAAEYLDRREREAEHGYASMPPFISSRERESLKRKSKSKKNTSSRSTHNEMEKNRRAHLRLCLERLKSLVPLGPDANRHTTLSLLMKAKDHIKRLEESDRRAQHTLEQLQREQRHLRRRLEQXGVERTRMDSTGSTRSSEKSDSDQEYLDVDVEGTDYLLGDLEWSTSSVSDSGDERGSLAQASCSDEAYSSASLQRLQDTQEMVKQLGCSL from the exons ATGGCGGCGATCGGAATGGTGCAGATGTTGATCGAAGCAGCTGAGTACCTTGATCGCAGGGAACGAG AAGCTGAACACGGCTATGCCTCCATGCCACCCTTCATCAGCAGCCGAGAGAGGGAGagcttgaaaaggaaaagcaaaagcaagaaaaacacaagtagCAG GTCTACGCAcaatgaaatggaaaagaacAG ACGGGCGCATCTACGGCTGTGTCTAGAGCGCTTGAAATCCCTCGTTCCTTTGGGACCAGACGCCAACAGGCACACCACCCTCAGCCTGCTGATGAAGGCCAAAGATCAtatcaag AGGTTGGAGGAGAGCGACAGGAGAGCTCAGCACACCCTGGAGCAGCTACAACGGGAGCAGAGACACCTGAGGAGGCGTCTGGAGC CTGGCGTGGAGAGGACCCGCATGGACAGCACCGGCTCCACCCGCTCCTCCGAGAAGTCCGACTCCGACCAGG AGTACCTGGACGTGGACGTGGAGGGGACGGACTACCTGCTGGGTGACCTGGAGTGGAGCACCAGCAGCGTGAGCGACTCAGGGGACGAGCGAGGCAGCCTGGCGCAAGCAAGCTGCAGCGACGAGGCTTACTCCAGCGCcagcctgcagcgcctgcaggaCACTCAGGAGATGGTCAAGCAGCTGGGCTGCAGCCTATAA
- the snrnp27 gene encoding U4/U6.U5 small nuclear ribonucleoprotein 27 kDa protein, translating into MGRSRSRTPPRRARRRSRSASPERERRRRERDRSRSRDRDRERRRSRSRSPHRRRSRSPARRHRSSSLSPLRQKDRRDDDRKDSKDKASKPIQISAEDMQGKTEEEIEMMKLMGFGNFGTTKGKKTDGSVNAYAVNVTMKRKYRQYMNRKGGFNRPLDFIA; encoded by the exons ATGGGAAGAAGCAGAAGTCGAACTCCTCCGAGACGAG CGAGGCGACGCTCCCGCTCGGCTTCTCCGGAGCGCGAGCGCCGACGGAGGGAAAGGGATCGCTCCCGTTCCcgagacagggacagggagaggcggaggagtCGCTCCCGGTCTCCTCACAGGAGACGCTCAAG GTCTCCTGCCCGGCGTCAtcgctcctcctccctctctcctctgagACAAAAGGATCGGCGTGACGATGACCGGAAAGACTCTAAAGACAAGGCGTCCAAGCCCATTCAGATCTCAG CGGAGGACATGCAGGGCAAAACCGAGGAGGAGATTGAGATGATGAAACTGATGGGATTTGGTAATTTTGGTACCACCAAG GGGAAGAAAACCGATGGATCTGTCAATGCATACGCCGTCAATGTGACCATGAAGAGAAAGTACAG gcAGTACATGAACAGAAAAGGGGGATTCAACAGACCACTGGACTTCATCGCTTGA
- the neff1 gene encoding low molecular weight neuronal intermediate filament, which produces MSYSSDIYSSSSYRKIFGDAPRSGRLGLGSASSPSRVHSAGYRSSHRTYASPSPAYRRTAASGRVFSSMQDPMMDLSQSTAVTNELKIIRTNEKEQLQGLNDRFVSFIEEGHNLEQQNKVLEAEVTLLRQRNNEPSRLHELYEQEIRELRARVEELTHEKSQMHLDCVQMNETLERVREKLEEETRLREEAESALKGYRKDVDDATLARLELEKKVESLLDEIAFLRKVHEEELQELQASLQATQVSVEMDMSKPDLAAALKDIRAQYENLSARNQVQVEDWYRSKFATVTEAAARNQDAIKHSKEELSEYRRQVQARTLEIEALRGHNEALERQMAEMEERHNNEIGEMQDTIQQLEAALRSTKGEMSRHLREYQDLLNVKMALDIEIAAYRKLLEGEECRLSSVGGAMVQSGFSYMSARSYALGAYRKSGAKPEEEEEEEEGDEEEKDEEEGEDEGDEGEEGEEGDDQEEGEGEGEEEEEEEEEEEEEEEEKPKEKEEKEKEKEKEKEKKKESPAGKTSKS; this is translated from the exons ATGAGTTACTCCAGCGACatttacagcagcagctcctaCCGGAAGATCTTCGGAGACGCGCCCCGGTCCGGGCGCTTGGGTCTGGGCAGCGCCAGCAGCCCGTCCCGCGTGCACTCCGCGGGCTACCGCAGCAGCCACCGCACCTATGCGTCCCCGTCCCCCGCCTACCGCAGGACGGCGGCGTCCGGCCGCGTCTTCTCCTCCATGCAGGACCCCATGATGGACCTGAGCCAGTCCACCGCGGTCACCAACGAGCTGAAGATCATCCGCACCAACGagaaggagcagctgcagggcctCAACGACCGCTTCGTGTCCTTCATCGAGGAAGGGCACAacctggagcagcagaacaAGGTGCTGGAGGCCGAGGTCACGCTGCTGCGCCAGCGCAACAACGAGCCCTCGCGCCTGCACGAGCTCTACGAGCAGGAGATCCGCGAGCTGCGGGCGCGCGTGGAGGAGCTGACGCACGAGAAGAGCCAGATGCACCTGGACTGCGTGCAGATGAACGAGACGCTGGAGCGCGTGcgggagaagctggaggaggagacccGGCTGCGCGAGGAGGCGGAGAGCGCGCTGAAGGGCTACCGGAAGGACGTGGACGACGCCACGCTGGCGcgcctggagctggagaagaaaGTGGAGTCGCTGCTGGATGAGATCGCCTTCCTCAGGAAAGTTcacgaggaggagctgcaggagctgcaggcgtCGCTGCAGGCTACGCAG GTGTCGGTGGAGATGGACATGAGCAAGCCGGACCTGGCTGCGGCCCTGAAGGACATCCGGGCCCAGTACGAGAACCTGTCGGCCaggaaccaggtccaggtggaggaCTGGTACCGCTCCAAGTTCGCCACCGTGACCGAGGCCGCCGCCCGCAACCAGGACGCCATCAAGCATTCCAAGGAGGAGCTGAGCGAGTACCGCAGGCAGGTGCAGGCCCGCACGCTGGAGATCGAGGCCCTCCGGGGCCACAACGAGGCCCTGGAGAGGCAGATGGCCGAAATGGAGGAGCGCCATAACAATGAAATCGGAGAAATGCAG gataccatccagcagctggaggctgcGCTGCGCAGCACCAAAGGAGAAATGTCCCGCCATCTGCGCGAATACCAGGACCTGCTGAATGTCAAGATGGCGCTGGACATCGAGATCGCCGCCTACAG GAAACTTCTGGAAGGCGAGGAGTGCCGCCTGAGCTCCGTGGGCGGCGCCATGGTCCAGTCCGGCTTCTCCTACATGTCCGCACGCTCCTACGCCCTGGGCGCCTACCGCAAGTCCGGAGCCaagcccgaggaggaggaggaggaggaggagggcgacgaggaggagaaggacgaagaggagggagaggatgaGGGCgacgagggagaggagggagaggagggagacgatcaggaggagggtgaaggcgagggagaggaggaggaggaggaggaggaagaggaggaggaggaggaggaggagaagccaaaggagaaggaggagaaggagaaagagaaggagaaggagaaggagaagaagaaggagagccCCGCCGGGAAGACCAGCAAGAGCTAA